In a genomic window of Spirochaetaceae bacterium:
- a CDS encoding sulfotransferase produces MHGYWALFEKFSPYWFSPSKPLTELPVSDRALREDCPFPIEWPGILTMFRRTNEWIRAHPDQWPFSMPQPRIDYDRLMARAERFAERFGAPFAETYPEWLRDGLAHLVQALRAPEARLLQGKRAVVVSDLSASLRNNAALSGERLRHPEIEREEISRPVFIIGINRTGTTFLHRLLARDPRFWTLRSYELAEPVVADGDLARAWTDADIRRARLLDVFVAAGFFESFAGAHELDVDEPEEDLPLLRHTFRSWSNTNIYQVPEYGRWLAAAGSHPAYGYHRLAIQHFTWQRRMRDPGRVAQWLLKAPVHLMELEALIGAYPDACFIQTHREPREFTGSWVSLIEQLRTRSTEPTPRAILGAEQLADMSNMLDRAVEFREAHPELAQRWCDVSYVDLVDDPWATVRAIYEHFGWTLEPAAVAAMEAWQERQAERRRHEVRHRYDLKDFELTPEAVDAAFSRYREFIAARGIRT; encoded by the coding sequence GGCGCTGTTCGAGAAGTTCTCCCCGTACTGGTTCAGTCCGAGCAAGCCGCTGACCGAGTTGCCGGTCAGCGACCGCGCATTGCGCGAGGATTGCCCGTTTCCGATCGAGTGGCCGGGAATCCTGACCATGTTCCGGCGCACCAATGAATGGATCAGAGCGCACCCGGACCAATGGCCCTTTTCGATGCCGCAGCCGCGTATCGACTACGACCGCCTGATGGCGCGTGCCGAGCGTTTTGCGGAACGTTTCGGGGCGCCGTTTGCAGAGACCTATCCCGAGTGGCTGCGTGACGGACTTGCCCACCTGGTGCAGGCCCTGCGGGCACCGGAGGCGCGCCTGTTGCAGGGAAAGCGCGCCGTCGTGGTCTCCGACCTGAGCGCCAGCCTGCGGAACAATGCGGCGCTCAGCGGTGAGCGATTGCGGCATCCGGAGATCGAACGGGAGGAGATCTCACGTCCGGTGTTCATTATCGGGATCAACCGCACGGGAACCACGTTCCTGCACCGTTTGCTGGCGCGCGATCCACGGTTCTGGACCTTGCGCAGCTACGAGTTGGCGGAGCCGGTGGTTGCGGACGGCGACCTGGCGCGGGCCTGGACCGACGCTGACATACGGCGCGCGCGGCTGCTGGACGTGTTCGTCGCCGCGGGCTTCTTCGAGTCGTTCGCGGGTGCGCATGAGCTCGACGTCGATGAGCCCGAGGAGGACCTCCCCCTGTTGCGGCACACCTTCCGCTCCTGGTCCAACACCAACATCTACCAGGTGCCCGAATACGGCCGCTGGCTTGCCGCGGCCGGTTCGCACCCGGCATACGGATACCACCGCCTCGCCATCCAGCACTTCACGTGGCAGCGGCGCATGCGGGATCCCGGGCGCGTGGCCCAGTGGCTGTTGAAGGCTCCCGTCCACCTGATGGAACTGGAGGCGCTGATCGGTGCCTACCCGGACGCCTGTTTCATCCAGACCCACCGCGAACCGCGGGAGTTCACGGGCTCGTGGGTCAGCCTGATAGAGCAGCTCCGTACCCGCTCCACCGAACCGACTCCACGCGCCATTCTCGGAGCCGAGCAGCTGGCAGACATGAGCAACATGCTGGATCGGGCAGTGGAGTTCCGCGAAGCTCATCCCGAACTCGCTCAGCGCTGGTGTGACGTGAGCTACGTCGACCTGGTAGACGATCCGTGGGCAACGGTGCGCGCCATCTACGAGCACTTCGGCTGGACGCTGGAGCCGGCGGCCGTCGCCGCCATGGAAGCGTGGCAGGAGCGCCAGGCGGAGCGGCGCCGGCACGAGGTGCGCCACCGCTACGACCTGAAGGACTTCGAACTCACGCCCGAGGCGGTCGACGCCGCCTTCTCCCGTTACCGGGAGTTCATCGCCGCCCGCGGCATCCGTACCTGA
- a CDS encoding SDR family NAD(P)-dependent oxidoreductase, producing the protein MGDSRVLVVSGAASGLGLASAVRFAEGGYDVGLLDIDRVRGEQAAQRVRAMGRVAVYCACNVTDRGQVAAAAREIRRTLGRVDALHNNAGMQVRGGILRCTEEDWDQLFEVTIKGIFHVTRAFAPLMAGRAGAAIVNTGSILAARPAGERAAYSAAKAAVEGLTRSMAVDLAPDGIRVNCVAAGAIDTPLLQRYIRESRYPAPTKSGLMAKSLFNRFGRPDEVANVVHFLCSEEASFVTGATWYVDGGWSVG; encoded by the coding sequence GTGGGGGATTCCAGGGTTCTGGTGGTCAGCGGCGCGGCTTCCGGTCTGGGCCTCGCGTCCGCGGTCCGGTTCGCGGAAGGCGGGTACGATGTCGGCCTGCTCGACATCGACCGGGTGCGCGGCGAGCAGGCAGCTCAACGGGTGCGGGCGATGGGGCGCGTAGCGGTGTACTGCGCCTGCAACGTAACCGACCGTGGCCAGGTCGCCGCCGCGGCGCGCGAGATCCGCCGCACTCTCGGCCGCGTGGACGCGCTGCACAACAACGCCGGTATGCAGGTGCGCGGCGGCATCCTGCGCTGCACCGAGGAGGACTGGGATCAGCTCTTCGAAGTCACCATCAAGGGGATTTTCCACGTGACCCGCGCGTTCGCCCCGCTCATGGCCGGCCGCGCGGGTGCCGCCATCGTCAACACCGGATCGATCCTCGCCGCCCGTCCGGCGGGCGAGCGGGCGGCCTACTCCGCCGCCAAGGCAGCGGTAGAAGGGCTGACTCGCTCCATGGCCGTGGACCTCGCGCCCGACGGTATCAGAGTAAACTGTGTGGCTGCCGGGGCAATCGATACGCCGCTGTTGCAGCGCTACATCAGGGAGTCCCGGTACCCGGCGCCCACGAAATCCGGGTTGATGGCAAAGTCGCTGTTCAACCGTTTCGGGCGCCCCGACGAAGTGGCCAACGTCGTCCACTTCCTGTGCAGCGAGGAGGCATCGTTCGTCACCGGCGCCACCTGGTACGTCGACGGCGGTTGGTCGGTCGGGTAG
- a CDS encoding lamin tail domain-containing protein — MLTVLVSLTGCMEFLEGASAAGIPPHDGPGPSATTSATVRVAGPLTIASAKGSHADIASVTVTVAGNNALGNHQDPLATSVLTRSPDGVWTGTLSGLTVGTELTFTAKALDDGDTVIFEGTHAQTLASVGAQITIRLNAVDDGVDNRFPKVTAISVSNVSTGVPAQVSVSVQGSGTEQLDYEFSGGAFDPSAGQVALSSGIATITSTYEAPAVVGWYTAQIALTNPQGNRIEVDFQINVQTAGLTATIGPVVRGFTGKRTPAGVRWTANVSFSGDAAGLGFAWEFTDSENSSGTFTDPSANPTILTGYTAATTGTLSVTVTDAAGLTTTATLAMDAGLFADLPLMPSPAALLVNEIDYDQEGSSDNAEFVEILNPGSTPVDLSGYRFELVDGADGDTYLSFDGAGQLAGGAFLVIADQAVIDDLPAGTSSLALTGTGVTNGPDGVRIVSTTDGRIVDAVHYEGVVPGAGEGSPAPQDPAAASTSIGRCPAGFDSDDNGLDFRAMTATPGAANTC; from the coding sequence ATGCTGACCGTCCTTGTGTCCCTGACCGGATGCATGGAATTCCTGGAGGGAGCATCGGCGGCGGGCATACCGCCGCACGACGGACCAGGGCCGTCCGCCACGACCTCGGCAACCGTGCGGGTGGCCGGACCGCTCACTATCGCCTCGGCCAAGGGCAGCCACGCCGACATCGCCTCGGTGACGGTCACCGTGGCCGGTAACAACGCCCTGGGGAACCACCAGGATCCGCTGGCCACCTCCGTTCTCACACGATCGCCGGACGGCGTGTGGACGGGTACCCTGTCCGGACTCACCGTCGGTACCGAGCTGACCTTTACCGCGAAGGCGCTCGACGACGGCGACACCGTGATCTTCGAAGGTACCCACGCGCAGACGCTCGCCAGCGTCGGAGCGCAGATAACGATCCGTCTGAACGCGGTCGACGACGGCGTGGACAACCGATTCCCGAAGGTAACGGCGATCAGCGTCAGCAACGTCTCGACCGGTGTTCCGGCCCAGGTGAGCGTTTCGGTGCAAGGTTCCGGCACGGAACAACTCGACTACGAGTTCTCCGGCGGCGCGTTCGACCCGAGCGCGGGCCAGGTCGCTCTGTCATCCGGCATCGCAACCATCACCAGCACGTACGAGGCGCCCGCTGTCGTCGGCTGGTACACCGCGCAGATCGCACTGACCAATCCGCAGGGCAATCGCATCGAGGTGGACTTCCAGATCAACGTGCAGACCGCGGGACTTACCGCGACGATCGGCCCGGTGGTGCGCGGCTTCACCGGCAAGCGCACCCCCGCCGGGGTTCGCTGGACCGCCAATGTCTCCTTCTCGGGCGATGCCGCCGGCCTCGGCTTTGCGTGGGAGTTCACCGATTCCGAGAACAGCTCCGGCACCTTCACGGATCCGTCGGCGAATCCCACCATCCTGACCGGCTACACCGCGGCAACCACCGGCACGCTGTCGGTCACGGTGACCGACGCGGCCGGTTTGACCACCACCGCAACCCTCGCCATGGACGCCGGTCTGTTCGCCGATCTGCCGCTCATGCCGTCGCCGGCGGCGCTCCTGGTCAACGAGATCGACTACGACCAGGAGGGCAGCAGCGACAACGCCGAATTCGTCGAGATCCTGAACCCCGGTTCGACCCCGGTGGATCTCTCCGGCTACCGTTTCGAACTGGTCGACGGCGCCGACGGCGACACGTACCTGTCATTCGACGGCGCGGGTCAACTGGCCGGCGGCGCGTTCCTGGTGATCGCCGACCAGGCGGTGATCGACGACCTCCCGGCCGGCACCTCGTCGCTGGCACTCACCGGCACCGGCGTCACCAACGGCCCTGACGGCGTGCGCATCGTGTCGACGACAGACGGCCGCATCGTGGATGCCGTCCACTACGAAGGCGTCGTGCCGGGCGCCGGCGAGGGCTCTCCCGCCCCGCAGGACCCGGCCGCCGCTTCCACCTCGATCGGCCGATGCCCCGCCGGCTTCGACAGCGACGACAACGGCCTCGACTTTCGCGCGATGACGGCGACGCCGGGGGCCGCCAACACCTGCTGA